A window from Leptotrichia sp. oral taxon 215 str. W9775 encodes these proteins:
- a CDS encoding Mrp/NBP35 family ATP-binding protein, which yields MHGNPNLDERKKRITEKMSKIKHRIAVMSGKGGVGKSTVSVNLAYGLSLRGYKVGILDADLHGPNVPLMLGKEGIKLPSISMPLPVTDNLAISSLSFFIPDNDPIIWRGPQKMGAISEMLEGIEWGEIDFLVVDLPPGTGDETLSIAQNIGPDAKAVVVTTPQDVSLLDSRRTVKFARLLNLKLLGIVENMSGFVCPDCGKEVNIFKKGGAEKMAEETKSNFLGSIPMDVSIVEAGDTGIPYVGTDSMAARKMNSIITNLLEQL from the coding sequence ATGCACGGAAATCCAAATTTAGATGAAAGAAAAAAAAGAATAACGGAAAAAATGTCTAAAATTAAACATAGAATTGCAGTAATGAGCGGAAAAGGTGGAGTTGGAAAATCTACAGTTTCAGTTAATCTTGCATACGGATTATCATTAAGAGGGTATAAAGTAGGAATACTTGATGCAGATCTTCATGGACCGAATGTGCCGCTGATGCTGGGGAAAGAAGGAATAAAACTTCCTTCAATATCAATGCCTTTACCAGTTACAGACAATCTGGCAATATCTTCATTAAGCTTTTTTATTCCGGATAATGATCCGATAATTTGGAGAGGACCTCAGAAAATGGGAGCAATCTCTGAAATGCTGGAAGGAATTGAATGGGGAGAAATAGACTTTTTAGTTGTAGATTTGCCACCGGGAACAGGAGACGAAACTTTAAGTATTGCACAAAATATAGGACCTGATGCAAAGGCTGTAGTTGTTACTACACCTCAGGATGTTTCACTTCTTGATTCAAGACGTACAGTGAAGTTTGCAAGACTGCTAAATCTAAAATTATTAGGTATAGTGGAAAATATGAGTGGATTTGTATGTCCTGATTGTGGAAAGGAAGTGAATATATTCAAAAAGGGTGGTGCCGAAAAAATGGCTGAAGAAACAAAATCCAATTTCCTAGGTTCCATTCCGATGGATGTAAGTATCGTTGAAGCTGGAGATACAGGAATACCTTATGTCGGAACAGATTCTATGGCTGCAAGAAAAATGAATTCAATTATAACAAATTTATTAGAACAGCTATAG
- a CDS encoding 2-hydroxyacid dehydrogenase — protein MRIVVFDAKPYDIEFFEKWNKKYGAKITYFKEKLTLNNVMLTKYQDVVCTFVNDDLNEKVINILSKNGVRAIAIRAAGYNNVDIRAAYHNRVRVFRVPAYSPYSVAEHSLALLMGVNRKIHKAYNRTREGNFSLVGLTGIVLNGKTAGIVGTGKIARIFIKALNGLGMNVIAYDKFPNEQAAKEENFKYVSLEELYEQSDVISLHCPLFPDTKHMINSETIAKMKDGVIIINTGRGGLIDTEALIEGLKSRKIGGAGLDVYENERHYFFEDESGKVMEDDVLARLLTFNNVIVTSHQAFLTEEALNNIVETTLNNILTFAKKEDLVNEVWYDTETKKIVEGLRPKK, from the coding sequence ATGAGAATAGTGGTTTTTGATGCAAAACCTTATGATATCGAGTTTTTTGAAAAATGGAACAAAAAATACGGGGCGAAAATAACATATTTCAAAGAAAAACTTACGTTAAATAACGTCATGTTAACAAAATATCAGGATGTAGTTTGCACATTCGTAAATGATGATTTGAATGAGAAGGTTATAAACATTCTTTCAAAAAATGGGGTAAGAGCAATAGCAATAAGAGCGGCAGGATATAACAATGTGGACATTAGGGCGGCATACCATAACAGAGTTAGGGTATTTAGAGTACCTGCATATTCTCCATATTCAGTTGCTGAACATTCGCTTGCGTTACTGATGGGGGTAAACAGAAAAATTCATAAGGCATACAACAGAACTAGGGAAGGGAATTTCAGCTTAGTAGGACTTACAGGAATAGTATTAAATGGAAAGACTGCAGGAATAGTTGGAACAGGAAAGATAGCAAGAATATTTATAAAAGCTTTAAACGGTTTAGGAATGAATGTTATAGCTTATGATAAATTCCCAAATGAACAGGCTGCAAAAGAAGAGAATTTTAAATATGTTTCACTGGAAGAACTGTATGAACAGTCTGATGTTATTTCATTACACTGTCCTTTATTCCCGGATACAAAGCATATGATAAATTCAGAAACTATAGCTAAAATGAAGGATGGAGTTATAATTATAAATACCGGAAGAGGTGGACTGATAGATACGGAAGCACTAATTGAAGGACTGAAAAGTAGAAAAATTGGTGGAGCAGGTCTTGATGTTTATGAAAATGAAAGACATTACTTCTTTGAAGATGAATCTGGAAAGGTTATGGAAGACGATGTTCTGGCAAGACTTCTTACATTTAACAATGTAATTGTTACTTCGCATCAGGCTTTCCTTACAGAAGAAGCATTAAATAACATAGTTGAAACTACATTAAACAATATATTGACATTTGCAAAAAAAGAAGATTTAGTAAACGAAGTATGGTATGATACTGAAACTAAGAAAATAGTGGAGGGATTAAGACCAAAAAAATAA
- a CDS encoding superoxide dismutase: protein MFEQVKLPYAFDALEPNIDTKTMEIHYGKHHAAYTNNLNDALKNNAPEFLEKPIEEILSNLDALPEAIRGAVRNNGGGFYNHNLYFTVMGPNAGGEPTGELAEKINEKFGSFEEFKVEFSKAAATRFGSGWAWLVVNKKGELRVTSTANQDNPLMPGATCCSCSEGTPILGIDVWEHAYYLNYQNRRPDYITAFFNVINWDAVAERYSKAK, encoded by the coding sequence ATGTTTGAACAAGTAAAATTACCTTACGCATTTGATGCATTAGAACCAAATATTGACACAAAAACAATGGAAATCCATTATGGAAAGCACCATGCAGCATACACAAACAACTTAAATGACGCATTAAAAAATAATGCACCTGAATTTTTAGAAAAACCAATTGAAGAAATTCTTTCAAATTTAGATGCATTGCCTGAAGCAATAAGAGGTGCAGTAAGAAATAATGGTGGAGGATTCTACAATCATAACCTTTACTTCACAGTAATGGGACCAAATGCAGGTGGAGAACCAACAGGAGAATTAGCTGAAAAAATTAATGAAAAATTTGGAAGCTTTGAAGAATTTAAAGTAGAATTTTCAAAAGCGGCGGCAACAAGATTTGGATCAGGATGGGCTTGGCTTGTTGTTAATAAAAAAGGAGAATTAAGAGTTACTTCAACTGCTAACCAGGATAATCCTTTAATGCCAGGAGCTACTTGCTGCTCATGTTCAGAAGGTACACCTATTTTAGGAATAGATGTATGGGAACATGCATATTATTTAAATTACCAGAACAGAAGACCTGATTACATAACTGCTTTCTTTAATGTAATTAACTGGGATGCTGTTGCTGAAAGATATTCAAAAGCAAAATAG
- a CDS encoding response regulator transcription factor, whose protein sequence is MKILVYNENEKSRLVVGQLLKELSFSVILADSEEKLFEELKTESIDLVILDVNSFDNFADVISDVLKYKKDSYVLLSIQNDDRYSKTEALLKGIDDYIYNDFRLEELSAKIKAIVRVLTKKLNNDNSELLSAYDLTLNPINREVKRAGKEIELTNKEFLLLEYFLRNKNRVLTRTMISEKIWDIDFITESNIVDVYINFLRAKIDKGYDQKIIKTVRSVGYIVKE, encoded by the coding sequence ATGAAAATATTAGTTTATAATGAGAATGAAAAGTCAAGATTAGTGGTGGGACAATTATTAAAAGAATTAAGTTTTAGCGTAATATTGGCTGACTCAGAAGAAAAATTATTTGAAGAACTAAAGACAGAATCTATTGATTTAGTTATACTTGATGTAAATTCTTTTGATAATTTTGCTGATGTGATCAGTGATGTGCTAAAGTATAAAAAAGATAGCTATGTGTTACTGTCTATTCAGAATGATGACAGATATTCTAAGACAGAAGCACTGTTAAAAGGAATAGATGATTATATTTACAATGACTTCAGACTTGAAGAGCTTTCAGCAAAAATAAAAGCTATTGTAAGAGTATTAACTAAAAAATTAAACAATGATAATTCAGAACTGTTATCAGCGTATGATTTAACATTAAATCCTATTAACAGGGAAGTAAAAAGAGCAGGAAAGGAAATTGAACTGACAAATAAGGAATTTTTATTACTGGAATATTTCCTAAGAAATAAAAATAGAGTACTTACAAGAACGATGATTTCTGAAAAAATATGGGACATCGACTTTATAACTGAAAGTAATATAGTAGATGTTTACATAAACTTCCTTAGAGCAAAAATAGATAAGGGATATGATCAAAAAATTATAAAAACAGTGAGAAGCGTGGGATACATTGTAAAAGAATAA
- the ligA gene encoding NAD-dependent DNA ligase LigA, whose amino-acid sequence MENKSENNEDAYEKYRKLRNEIEKHNKAYYDEDAPLISDAEYDKLIRELKDLEEGNPELKEIYSRESASEDAVTPTEKIGGTVSEKFSKVTHKVPMLSLSNTYNISEIEDFDQRARKIIGLDKKLEYILELKLDGLSISLIYEKGVLKQGITRGDGQVGEDVTENIREIKSIPKRLKQPVNIEVRGEVVLPISNFNKVNQEREEAGEDVFANPRNAAAGTIRQLDSSIVKERGLDCYLYYLVSPEDFGVKTHEESIDYIESLGFKTTKVFEKYSDFKKLELAIDKWHTEREKLDYETDGLVIKVNDFSYYNELGYTTKSPRWAIAYKFPAEQVKTKLYDITLQVGRTGVITPVAELEAVNLSGSVVKRASLHNFDEIRRKDIKIGDNVIIEKAAEIIPQVVNVVFDDRNGSEKNIEIPVECPVCDTKLIKEEGQVALKCPNPLCPEKVKREIEYFVSRDAMNITGLGEKIVEKFIELKKIETVVDIYSLKNYKEELEGLEKMGKKSVENLLNSIEESKNREYNKVLYALGIPFVGKFNANLLTKNFRSIDILKEKSVEELTQIKGIGEKASVAVHEYLKNENNWKKILKLKEIGLKFEYDSVEEKEIEDNPIKGKNFLATGKLEKYKREEIKDIILAKGGNYLSGVSKNLDFLIAGEKAGSKLEKAEKLGVRILSEVEFEKEFL is encoded by the coding sequence ATAGAAAATAAATCAGAAAACAATGAAGATGCATATGAAAAATACCGTAAATTGAGAAATGAAATAGAAAAACACAATAAAGCCTATTATGATGAAGATGCTCCACTTATTTCTGATGCAGAATATGATAAATTAATCAGGGAGCTGAAAGATCTTGAAGAGGGGAATCCTGAACTTAAGGAAATATACAGTAGGGAAAGTGCTTCAGAAGATGCTGTAACTCCTACAGAAAAAATAGGTGGAACTGTAAGTGAAAAGTTTTCAAAAGTAACTCATAAGGTTCCAATGCTGAGTTTATCAAACACATACAATATTTCAGAAATAGAAGATTTTGATCAGAGGGCAAGAAAGATAATAGGACTGGATAAAAAGCTGGAATATATACTTGAATTAAAACTGGATGGACTGAGTATAAGCCTGATATATGAAAAGGGTGTATTGAAGCAGGGAATTACAAGGGGAGACGGCCAAGTAGGAGAAGATGTTACTGAAAATATAAGGGAAATAAAGTCAATCCCAAAAAGGTTGAAACAACCTGTAAATATAGAAGTAAGGGGAGAAGTTGTGCTTCCTATTTCGAATTTCAATAAAGTTAATCAGGAAAGGGAAGAAGCCGGGGAAGATGTATTTGCCAATCCGAGAAATGCCGCAGCTGGAACAATAAGACAGCTTGACAGCAGTATTGTGAAAGAAAGGGGACTAGACTGTTATTTATATTATTTGGTAAGTCCTGAAGACTTTGGAGTGAAAACTCATGAGGAAAGTATAGATTATATAGAAAGTCTTGGATTTAAAACAACTAAAGTATTTGAAAAATACAGTGATTTTAAAAAGCTGGAACTGGCAATAGATAAATGGCATACAGAAAGGGAAAAACTTGATTATGAAACAGACGGTCTTGTAATAAAGGTAAATGATTTTTCCTATTATAATGAACTGGGATACACAACAAAAAGTCCTAGATGGGCTATTGCATATAAATTTCCTGCTGAACAGGTAAAAACAAAACTTTATGACATAACTTTGCAGGTGGGAAGAACAGGGGTGATAACACCAGTTGCAGAGCTTGAAGCGGTAAATCTTTCAGGATCAGTAGTGAAACGTGCAAGTCTTCACAATTTTGATGAAATAAGAAGAAAAGATATAAAAATAGGAGATAATGTAATAATAGAAAAAGCTGCAGAAATAATTCCGCAGGTTGTAAATGTGGTATTTGATGACAGGAATGGAAGTGAGAAGAATATAGAAATTCCGGTAGAATGCCCTGTATGTGATACAAAACTTATAAAAGAGGAAGGCCAGGTTGCACTAAAATGTCCAAATCCCCTTTGTCCTGAAAAAGTAAAAAGGGAAATAGAATATTTTGTCTCAAGGGATGCCATGAACATAACAGGACTTGGTGAAAAGATAGTTGAAAAGTTCATTGAACTGAAAAAAATAGAAACAGTTGTAGATATTTATTCACTAAAAAATTATAAAGAAGAGCTTGAAGGTCTTGAAAAAATGGGTAAAAAGAGTGTAGAAAATTTATTGAACAGCATCGAAGAAAGTAAAAATAGAGAGTATAATAAAGTTTTATATGCTTTGGGAATACCTTTTGTTGGAAAATTTAATGCAAATCTTCTAACAAAAAACTTTAGAAGTATTGATATTCTGAAGGAAAAATCTGTTGAGGAATTAACACAAATTAAAGGAATAGGAGAAAAAGCTTCTGTTGCAGTACATGAATATCTAAAAAATGAAAATAACTGGAAAAAAATATTGAAATTAAAGGAAATAGGTTTAAAATTTGAATATGACTCAGTTGAAGAAAAAGAAATTGAAGACAATCCTATAAAAGGTAAAAATTTCCTTGCAACTGGTAAACTGGAGAAATATAAAAGGGAAGAAATAAAGGATATTATACTGGCAAAAGGTGGAAATTATCTTTCCGGTGTATCAAAAAATCTTGATTTTCTTATTGCAGGTGAAAAGGCAGGAAGTAAATTGGAAAAGGCTGAAAAATTAGGAGTGAGAATTTTAAGTGAAGTAGAGTTTGAAAAAGAATTTTTATAA
- the rlmN gene encoding 23S rRNA (adenine(2503)-C(2))-methyltransferase RlmN, with amino-acid sequence MSNNITNDKIDILSLNLEKLQEVFVITGLKKFNATQVFDWLHNKLVFDFDGFTNISKNDREILKKRFYLPKLEYRTHQISDDKNTEKFLFELRDKRLIESVLISHKNRHTLCVSSQIGCLLGCDFCATATMNYERNLDISEILLQFYYVQSYLSKRGEKLGNVVFMGMGEPFLNYDNVIGAINILNSEKGQNFSKRNFTISTSGIVPGIKRFTNDEPQINLAISLHSVRDDVRTEIMPINKKWNIKELKDTLLEYQKKSKNRITFEYILIDDMNCETKDAFELINFLRSFSCLVNLIPYNPVAGKIYKTPPKKKQKEFYNLLKEKNINVTLRETKGQDIAAACGQLKAKKEMSSINEKQ; translated from the coding sequence ATGTCAAATAATATTACAAATGATAAAATTGATATATTAAGCTTAAATCTTGAAAAATTGCAGGAAGTTTTTGTCATTACAGGCTTGAAAAAATTTAATGCAACACAGGTTTTTGACTGGCTTCACAACAAACTTGTTTTTGATTTTGACGGATTTACTAATATTTCAAAAAATGACAGGGAAATATTGAAAAAACGATTTTATCTGCCTAAACTTGAATATCGGACTCATCAGATTTCTGATGATAAAAATACAGAAAAATTTCTTTTTGAATTAAGGGATAAAAGGCTTATAGAAAGTGTTCTTATTTCCCATAAAAATAGGCATACACTTTGTGTTTCTTCACAGATAGGATGTCTTCTTGGATGTGATTTCTGTGCCACTGCAACTATGAACTACGAAAGAAATCTCGATATTTCAGAAATTCTTTTACAGTTCTACTATGTGCAAAGTTATTTGTCTAAAAGAGGAGAAAAACTTGGAAATGTTGTATTTATGGGGATGGGAGAACCTTTTCTAAATTATGACAATGTTATTGGAGCAATTAACATACTAAATTCTGAAAAAGGCCAAAATTTTTCCAAGAGAAACTTTACTATTTCCACAAGTGGAATAGTACCAGGAATTAAAAGATTTACAAATGATGAACCTCAAATTAATCTGGCGATTTCCCTCCATTCTGTAAGAGATGATGTCAGAACGGAAATTATGCCTATAAATAAAAAATGGAATATAAAAGAACTCAAGGATACTCTTCTGGAATATCAGAAAAAATCAAAAAATAGGATTACATTTGAGTATATTCTTATTGATGATATGAACTGTGAAACAAAAGATGCCTTTGAACTAATAAATTTCTTACGTTCTTTTTCCTGCCTTGTAAATCTTATTCCTTACAATCCCGTAGCAGGAAAAATTTATAAGACTCCACCAAAAAAGAAACAGAAGGAATTTTATAATTTGCTTAAGGAAAAAAATATTAATGTTACACTGCGTGAAACAAAAGGTCAGGATATTGCAGCGGCTTGCGGGCAGTTAAAAGCAAAAAAGGAGATGAGCAGTATAAATGAAAAACAATAA